The following proteins are encoded in a genomic region of Chloracidobacterium sp.:
- the wecB gene encoding UDP-N-acetylglucosamine 2-epimerase (non-hydrolyzing), whose product MKIMTIFGTRPEIIRLSLIMRLLDQHSEHVTVHTGQNYHESLSDIFIRDLGVRTPDVHLGIRSSSFGEQMGLIVTKCDEVMAEHKPDRILILGDTNSALSAIVAARRGIPVFHMEAGNRCYDDRVPEEINRRIIDHSSTVLMPYTQRSKENLVREGIDRDRIFVTGNPIKEVLDDFQPQIDGSGVLRTLNVAPFEYVLVTLHRAENVDIPRRIAGIFKAFAAISQKFDKDILVSVHPRTAERIKEYGIDAGTARVRLLNAMGFFDFVKLEKNSLAVLTDSGTVQEECSIFGIPNVTLRDVTERPETVECGSNIISGADPEDIVRAAELAIAQPANWQPPAEYMTTNVSQAVSKIVLGYLSLRRHTS is encoded by the coding sequence ATGAAGATAATGACGATATTCGGGACACGCCCCGAGATCATTCGACTTAGCCTTATTATGCGGCTGCTCGACCAGCACAGCGAGCACGTTACTGTACACACCGGGCAAAATTATCACGAAAGCCTGAGCGACATCTTCATACGCGATCTTGGCGTCAGAACGCCTGATGTCCACCTCGGGATACGTTCTTCGTCGTTTGGCGAACAGATGGGCCTGATCGTCACGAAATGTGATGAGGTTATGGCCGAACACAAGCCTGATCGGATACTTATTCTCGGCGACACGAACAGCGCATTGAGTGCCATTGTTGCCGCTCGGCGCGGCATTCCCGTCTTTCACATGGAGGCGGGCAACCGCTGCTACGACGATCGTGTCCCCGAGGAGATCAATCGGCGCATCATCGACCATTCGAGCACTGTCTTGATGCCGTACACGCAGCGCAGCAAGGAGAATTTGGTCCGGGAAGGTATCGACCGTGACCGGATTTTCGTAACAGGCAATCCGATAAAAGAAGTACTCGATGATTTTCAGCCTCAGATCGACGGCAGCGGAGTCCTGCGAACACTGAACGTCGCTCCGTTCGAATATGTTCTCGTAACGCTTCATCGAGCTGAGAATGTTGATATTCCCCGGCGTATAGCAGGGATATTCAAGGCGTTTGCCGCAATTTCCCAAAAATTCGACAAAGACATTCTGGTCAGCGTTCACCCGAGAACGGCGGAACGCATAAAGGAGTACGGCATTGATGCCGGCACCGCCCGAGTGCGGCTTCTGAATGCAATGGGCTTCTTCGATTTTGTAAAGCTTGAAAAAAATTCGCTGGCAGTGCTGACCGACAGCGGTACAGTGCAGGAGGAGTGTTCGATATTCGGCATTCCGAACGTAACTCTGCGCGATGTGACGGAGAGGCCTGAGACGGTAGAATGCGGCAGCAATATCATTAGCGGCGCCGATCCGGAAGATATCGTCCGAGCAGCCGAACTTGCGATAGCCCAGCCGGCAAACTGGCAGCCGCCGGCAGAGTATATGACAACGAATGTATCGCAAGCGGTCAGCAAGATCGTCCTCGGATACCTTAGCCTTCGACGCCACACTTCATAG
- a CDS encoding glycosyltransferase family 4 protein, translating to MATDEKKRTLWIVSELYYPEMTSTGYYLTRTAEDMAAHFNVKVICGQPNYSARGTRADRYEIHNGVEIFRALGSTLNKNVILFRLVNMATLGIGMFLRAVASFRRRNIVLVVTTPPSMPFVTALAALIRGANYVPLIHDNYPEILFAVGKAKESSMLTSFIALMNRWLFKHAARIIVVGRDMKDLVSEKARGLDVPIDIIQNWAELETVEPRPRSENTLLQELGIVDKTVFLYAGNMGHPNDIETIVAAAEQLKARNDIHFIFLGSGVKRRWLEDSVRGRKLENVSVLEPRPRSEQAVFLNACDVAIVSLVSKMRGVSMPSRTYNILAAGKPILALTDERSELATVIDEDNVGWHIRPGNTNALLTVIDQILSSKKDLAEMSERARNSALTKYSAATASENYLAALSQC from the coding sequence ATGGCGACGGACGAAAAGAAAAGGACGCTTTGGATCGTCAGCGAATTGTATTATCCGGAAATGACCTCGACCGGATATTATCTGACGCGTACGGCTGAAGACATGGCGGCTCATTTCAACGTCAAGGTCATCTGCGGCCAGCCTAACTATTCCGCACGCGGTACACGCGCCGACCGGTATGAGATCCATAACGGTGTAGAAATATTTCGAGCCTTAGGCAGCACGCTTAATAAGAACGTCATTCTTTTCCGTCTCGTAAATATGGCGACGCTCGGCATCGGGATGTTCTTGAGAGCCGTCGCAAGCTTCAGGCGAAGGAACATCGTCCTTGTAGTAACAACGCCGCCGTCGATGCCGTTCGTTACCGCTCTGGCGGCTCTGATAAGGGGGGCAAACTACGTCCCGCTTATCCACGACAATTACCCCGAAATACTCTTCGCCGTCGGCAAGGCAAAAGAGTCTTCAATGCTGACTTCGTTCATCGCGTTGATGAACCGCTGGTTGTTTAAGCACGCAGCACGAATTATCGTCGTTGGACGTGATATGAAAGACCTTGTCAGCGAGAAGGCCCGCGGTCTGGACGTACCGATCGATATTATTCAGAATTGGGCAGAACTTGAGACCGTCGAGCCTCGTCCGCGCAGCGAGAACACATTACTGCAAGAACTTGGCATCGTCGATAAGACCGTTTTCCTCTATGCCGGAAATATGGGACATCCGAATGACATAGAGACCATTGTTGCTGCTGCAGAGCAGCTTAAGGCTCGGAATGATATTCACTTCATTTTCCTTGGTTCGGGTGTAAAGCGCCGTTGGCTCGAAGATTCGGTTAGGGGCCGAAAGTTGGAGAATGTATCTGTCCTTGAACCGAGGCCGCGGAGCGAACAGGCCGTCTTCCTGAACGCGTGTGATGTTGCTATTGTTTCGCTCGTAAGCAAGATGCGGGGCGTTTCGATGCCGAGCCGCACATACAACATACTTGCCGCAGGCAAACCGATCCTGGCTCTTACGGACGAACGAAGCGAACTCGCGACGGTTATCGACGAAGATAATGTCGGATGGCATATTCGGCCGGGCAACACCAATGCATTGCTTACCGTGATCGATCAGATACTTAGTTCAAAGAAGGATCTCGCGGAAATGAGCGAACGGGCGCGAAACTCTGCACTGACGAAATATTCTGCCGCAACAGCGTCCGAAAATTATCTCGCGGCACTCTCGCAATGCTGA
- a CDS encoding glycosyltransferase family 4 protein: MLTISVTAAATFLVTLVGVWQFRAFALSRSILDHPNERSSHTTPTPRGGGVIAAITILIAFCAGSYFLGVNVPVWYVIAAALVIIVGWLDDVHSLSFLIRLAVHLGAAALVMIAYGAMPVLSFPGEVSLTIGAASLILGGLWIVWMTNAYNFMDGIDGIAGLQAIVAGIGWFAYGMLSGNRPNAMVFGATIAAASAAFLLFNWQPAKIFMGDAGSSFLGFCLSSFPFVIHKGEPIADTRALIFSIVIVWPFVFDSVFTITRRLVRGERVWQAHREHLYQRLVIGGRPHWAMATLYGAIAALAGTATLFALFGGLSYGALIVFGVLLITFLAVLLLSVKYGERKL; the protein is encoded by the coding sequence ATGCTGACGATATCCGTTACAGCGGCAGCAACATTTCTCGTAACGCTTGTCGGCGTATGGCAATTTCGCGCTTTTGCCCTTTCACGAAGCATACTCGATCATCCGAACGAACGGAGTTCTCACACCACGCCGACACCACGCGGCGGCGGCGTCATAGCCGCTATAACGATACTCATCGCATTTTGCGCAGGGTCATATTTTCTCGGCGTGAACGTGCCTGTATGGTATGTAATTGCCGCGGCACTTGTGATCATTGTCGGGTGGCTGGATGATGTTCATTCACTCTCTTTCCTTATACGCCTCGCGGTGCATCTTGGAGCCGCAGCCTTAGTAATGATTGCCTATGGAGCAATGCCTGTGCTTTCATTTCCGGGAGAAGTAAGTCTGACGATCGGGGCCGCTTCCTTGATCCTGGGCGGTTTATGGATCGTCTGGATGACCAACGCCTACAATTTTATGGACGGCATTGACGGGATCGCAGGCCTGCAGGCTATTGTTGCCGGAATTGGCTGGTTCGCGTACGGAATGCTGTCGGGCAACCGGCCGAATGCGATGGTCTTCGGAGCAACTATAGCGGCCGCCTCCGCTGCATTTTTGCTGTTCAACTGGCAGCCCGCAAAGATATTCATGGGCGATGCGGGGAGCAGCTTCCTTGGCTTTTGTCTGTCATCTTTTCCGTTCGTTATACACAAAGGTGAACCGATCGCAGACACAAGAGCTCTGATCTTCTCCATCGTAATTGTTTGGCCATTCGTTTTTGATTCCGTATTTACCATCACTCGGCGGCTCGTGCGCGGCGAAAGGGTTTGGCAGGCTCACCGCGAGCACCTTTATCAAAGGCTCGTCATCGGAGGCAGGCCGCACTGGGCGATGGCAACGCTCTACGGTGCTATTGCGGCACTCGCCGGGACGGCAACGCTATTTGCACTCTTCGGCGGGCTTTCGTACGGTGCTCTGATCGTATTCGGCGTACTGCTCATTACGTTCCTTGCCGTCTTGCTGCTTTCTGTGAAGTATGGAGAAAGGAAGTTATGA
- a CDS encoding PqqD family protein, with product MKNSHNPIARKSGLVIQEMPGEVLVYDLDRDKAHCLNESAALVWQSCDGSNSVQDIVRRLEESSRGKVNEDLVWLALDQLNENDLLEAGTGTHFKGQSRREVLKKIGLASVIALPVIASLVTPQSVMAAGSCACVSAANCATLNTCPSQTQCNNGVCAP from the coding sequence ATGAAAAATTCGCACAATCCCATAGCTCGCAAGTCCGGACTGGTCATTCAAGAGATGCCCGGCGAGGTGCTTGTTTATGATCTTGACCGCGACAAGGCTCATTGTCTAAATGAGTCCGCAGCACTCGTATGGCAGTCCTGCGACGGCAGTAACTCGGTCCAAGACATTGTTCGCCGACTTGAAGAGAGCTCCCGCGGCAAGGTTAATGAAGACCTTGTATGGCTTGCACTTGATCAGCTCAATGAGAACGATCTTTTGGAAGCGGGGACCGGCACTCATTTCAAGGGACAGTCACGGCGCGAAGTCCTTAAGAAGATCGGCCTTGCTTCGGTCATAGCATTGCCGGTCATCGCATCCTTGGTTACACCGCAAAGTGTTATGGCCGCGGGTTCGTGTGCATGTGTCTCTGCTGCAAACTGTGCGACGCTTAACACATGTCCTAGTCAAACACAATGCAACAACGGTGTCTGCGCACCGTAG
- a CDS encoding nucleotidyltransferase family protein encodes MKIRCLCYSFVVNDLNANRSADYLSDHERWLALQHALADRRAADAFTIFRSHGIEPILIKGPAAALMFPEGRFRYSTDIDLAFAEADFAAAKALFAEASHSGLPIDPHCGLRSFDATPWDTLFGRSRLVEIGGTSIRVLTEEDHLRLLCVHWLIDGGWNKDRLWDIYYAVKNRAVDFDWNICLNSVSSKRRRWIICVLGLAHKYLGLELDGLPFADDAKNIPGWVFRAVEKEWRTVQIRPLSHFLNDPKMFIAQLRKRIPPNPLRSVVEMEGNIDARIRLHYQIGLIFRRMGPGLFKIFRSARDKTKIL; translated from the coding sequence GTGAAGATCCGTTGTCTTTGCTACTCTTTTGTCGTGAATGATCTTAACGCCAACCGCAGCGCAGATTACCTTTCCGATCATGAACGGTGGTTGGCACTCCAACATGCACTCGCCGACCGTAGGGCGGCAGATGCCTTCACCATTTTTCGCAGTCACGGCATTGAACCCATCCTGATCAAAGGCCCTGCCGCGGCCCTGATGTTTCCGGAAGGAAGGTTTCGATATTCGACGGATATTGATCTCGCGTTTGCGGAAGCGGATTTTGCGGCTGCAAAAGCTCTGTTTGCTGAAGCATCACATTCAGGGCTGCCGATCGATCCGCATTGCGGGCTGCGATCTTTTGACGCAACGCCGTGGGATACTCTGTTCGGCAGAAGCCGTCTTGTCGAGATCGGCGGCACGTCGATCCGGGTCCTCACCGAAGAGGACCATCTGCGCTTACTGTGTGTACATTGGCTGATAGATGGCGGTTGGAATAAGGATCGGCTGTGGGATATCTATTATGCTGTAAAAAATCGGGCGGTTGATTTCGATTGGAATATCTGCCTGAATTCGGTAAGTTCGAAACGCCGGCGGTGGATCATTTGCGTGCTCGGGCTTGCCCACAAGTATCTGGGGCTTGAACTCGACGGACTTCCTTTTGCCGATGATGCAAAGAATATTCCCGGGTGGGTATTTCGTGCTGTCGAAAAGGAGTGGCGAACGGTTCAGATCAGGCCGCTAAGTCATTTTTTGAATGATCCGAAAATGTTCATCGCTCAATTAAGAAAGCGTATCCCGCCAAACCCTCTGCGGTCCGTCGTTGAAATGGAAGGGAACATTGACGCAAGAATTCGGCTGCACTATCAAATTGGACTGATATTCAGGCGGATGGGGCCGGGACTTTTCAAGATATTCCGTTCCGCCCGAGATAAGACAAAAATATTGTGA
- the tsaB gene encoding tRNA (adenosine(37)-N6)-threonylcarbamoyltransferase complex dimerization subunit type 1 TsaB, giving the protein MSTTEISLAIETAISGGSLAILENGEILATSVGQQSRSRAEDILIELDHLLSGNHVNKHDISKIFVSAGPGSFTGIRIGVATAKGLARALAIDLKPVSLLESLAAAAATDGKLAVVLFVGREAYCFQVFERTAETMTSIGAPQVVAAKDLMSLPRNLGIGSIVYLNEQSDDNLKLLFESSTAKPVPITSSPAEAIGIAAGSAAISLDVAPLFLSKP; this is encoded by the coding sequence GTGAGCACAACAGAAATTTCCCTTGCGATCGAGACCGCGATCTCCGGCGGCAGCTTGGCAATATTAGAGAATGGAGAAATACTGGCGACATCCGTCGGGCAGCAAAGCAGATCAAGGGCAGAGGACATTCTGATCGAGCTAGATCATCTGCTGAGCGGAAATCACGTCAACAAGCACGATATTTCGAAGATATTCGTCTCGGCGGGGCCGGGAAGTTTTACGGGCATAAGGATAGGGGTCGCGACCGCAAAAGGGCTTGCTCGTGCCCTTGCTATCGACCTCAAACCAGTTTCGTTACTCGAGTCGCTGGCCGCAGCCGCAGCGACAGACGGAAAGCTGGCCGTCGTCCTGTTCGTTGGCCGCGAGGCCTATTGTTTTCAGGTCTTTGAAAGGACGGCCGAGACAATGACCTCGATCGGAGCCCCACAAGTTGTTGCAGCTAAAGATCTTATGTCCCTGCCAAGAAACCTCGGAATTGGCAGTATCGTTTACTTGAACGAGCAGTCGGATGACAACTTAAAGTTGCTATTTGAGAGTTCGACGGCAAAGCCGGTGCCGATCACCTCAAGTCCCGCGGAGGCGATCGGCATTGCGGCCGGATCGGCGGCCATCAGTCTCGATGTCGCTCCGCTGTTCTTATCAAAGCCATAG
- the rimI gene encoding ribosomal protein S18-alanine N-acetyltransferase, giving the protein MQQIRIRPIEARHIARILEIQEEARLSSWSAEGYIEELRLPNAIMLRAEAESGEIVGFIVGRIVPASADTVGIDAEIYNIGVATAARRSGIGTKLLKAFLSACGQAGVSNVWLEVRASNDPAIGFYQDNGFTISGERTNFYADPTENALLMRLGLSRPYSA; this is encoded by the coding sequence ATGCAGCAGATACGAATTCGGCCGATCGAAGCTCGGCATATCGCGCGGATACTTGAGATCCAAGAGGAGGCGCGGCTTAGCTCGTGGTCAGCGGAAGGCTATATCGAGGAGTTAAGGCTTCCAAACGCCATAATGCTGCGAGCCGAAGCGGAGAGCGGCGAGATCGTCGGGTTCATTGTAGGAAGGATCGTTCCGGCTTCGGCGGACACGGTTGGAATTGATGCTGAGATCTATAATATCGGTGTTGCGACGGCTGCGCGGCGATCCGGAATAGGTACCAAACTACTGAAGGCGTTTCTCAGCGCCTGCGGTCAGGCCGGAGTTTCCAACGTCTGGCTGGAGGTTAGGGCGTCGAATGATCCGGCGATCGGTTTTTATCAAGACAACGGCTTTACTATCTCCGGTGAACGAACCAATTTCTATGCGGATCCCACGGAAAATGCCCTTTTGATGCGGCTTGGGCTGTCCCGACCATATTCTGCTTGA
- a CDS encoding DUF465 domain-containing protein produces the protein MDLSTPDAVRDELLKTDPMFRDLVQQHQDYEKRLAELAHLTFPSDDEQLEESTLKKKKLQLKDEIYEIMHRHSAGH, from the coding sequence ATGGACTTGTCAACGCCTGATGCGGTGCGAGATGAATTGTTGAAGACCGACCCAATGTTCAGAGATCTTGTACAGCAACATCAGGATTATGAAAAACGCTTAGCAGAATTGGCTCACCTAACCTTTCCCAGCGATGACGAACAGCTTGAGGAATCTACCCTCAAGAAGAAAAAACTTCAATTAAAAGACGAGATCTACGAGATAATGCACAGGCATTCTGCCGGGCATTGA
- a CDS encoding PQQ-binding-like beta-propeller repeat protein — protein sequence MFRLTTAFAILFLLAAATVPAAVRFSEKAPVDLHQCWRSQDDEGFISIASAAKRVFGVTASARVVALSALTGDRLWSVELGGVPAAEMVAGVAGLLVVSRSSTAAGSAKTSLRLLSFETGIPSRSAELPLAEKYFLQELNGSVIIATSAGHVLSLDAVTLETKWDRKPVGAIDGANISANGIVLISGEGQVLVLSPQAGEVVSVFKTIGKPVAVLGIGSDKVIYSDERGNIVSAASGRGFKAGARADTLWMINDRVLVTSFDNFIYLLTPSGSVEWKRRLGGRPAGVAFTDDKRLLAFALGTASAVLLDIRSGKIVGGLILPESANFVRLPAAPGSNTFLLNGDIIGYSIGPCKIKGDTQE from the coding sequence TTGTTTAGACTTACGACCGCGTTTGCGATCTTGTTCCTCCTGGCAGCAGCGACTGTGCCCGCTGCTGTCCGGTTTAGCGAAAAAGCTCCGGTCGATCTGCATCAATGCTGGCGGTCTCAGGACGATGAAGGCTTTATCTCGATCGCTTCGGCAGCGAAACGTGTATTTGGCGTAACAGCGTCTGCACGGGTGGTCGCACTCTCCGCTTTGACCGGCGACCGTCTTTGGTCGGTCGAACTTGGCGGAGTTCCCGCAGCAGAAATGGTCGCCGGTGTCGCGGGGCTCCTTGTGGTGTCAAGATCATCAACCGCCGCCGGTTCAGCCAAAACCAGCCTGCGGCTGCTTAGCTTTGAGACAGGTATCCCGAGCCGAAGCGCTGAGCTTCCCTTGGCGGAAAAGTATTTCCTGCAAGAATTGAACGGGTCTGTGATCATAGCCACCTCGGCCGGCCATGTCCTTTCTCTGGATGCCGTTACTCTAGAAACGAAGTGGGATCGAAAACCGGTCGGTGCGATCGACGGAGCAAATATTTCCGCAAACGGCATCGTACTTATCAGCGGCGAAGGACAGGTACTTGTTCTGTCGCCGCAGGCGGGCGAGGTAGTTTCGGTTTTTAAGACGATCGGAAAACCTGTCGCTGTGCTGGGCATCGGATCAGATAAGGTGATCTACTCGGACGAGCGAGGCAATATCGTGTCCGCTGCTTCCGGCCGAGGATTTAAGGCCGGTGCTCGTGCTGATACGCTTTGGATGATCAACGATCGAGTCCTTGTAACGTCATTTGATAATTTTATCTATTTGCTTACGCCGTCGGGAAGTGTCGAGTGGAAGAGGCGGCTTGGCGGGCGTCCTGCCGGAGTTGCGTTCACTGACGACAAACGCTTGCTCGCATTCGCGCTCGGTACGGCTTCGGCGGTCCTTCTCGACATACGCTCCGGAAAGATCGTCGGCGGCCTCATTTTACCCGAATCAGCGAACTTCGTCCGTCTTCCCGCGGCCCCCGGAAGTAATACCTTTCTGCTGAACGGTGACATCATCGGTTATTCGATCGGGCCATGCAAAATAAAAGGCGACACCCAAGAGTGA
- a CDS encoding single-stranded DNA-binding protein — protein MSFNKIILVGNLGRDPELRFTPQGKAVCSFSMATNEKRRDKSGEFQDVTTWFKVTLWGNQAENANKYLSKGRPVYIEGRLRIEEWTDRDNNNRYTLDVQATDMQFISAGRDDTAGSSSYSDDHEPQYTGAEPSAKGSSSANAPVAVPDSPEDDIPF, from the coding sequence ATGTCATTCAATAAAATTATCCTTGTCGGAAACCTCGGACGCGACCCTGAACTTCGATTTACGCCGCAGGGAAAGGCCGTTTGCAGCTTTTCCATGGCCACGAATGAGAAGCGCCGTGATAAATCGGGCGAATTTCAGGATGTTACAACATGGTTCAAAGTCACGCTTTGGGGAAACCAAGCTGAGAATGCCAACAAGTATCTCTCCAAAGGACGTCCTGTCTATATCGAAGGCCGCTTGCGTATCGAAGAGTGGACGGATCGCGATAATAACAATCGCTATACGCTCGACGTTCAAGCAACAGATATGCAGTTCATCAGCGCAGGCCGTGACGACACGGCGGGGAGCTCTTCGTATTCGGACGATCACGAACCGCAATATACCGGAGCAGAGCCCTCAGCGAAAGGTTCTTCGTCGGCAAATGCACCTGTTGCAGTACCGGATTCGCCGGAAGACGACATACCGTTTTGA
- a CDS encoding acetyl-CoA carboxylase carboxyltransferase subunit alpha — MSTAAFERVQTARHPDRPYSMDLFEDIFTDFTEIHGDRRFSDDPAMVVGFAKLDGREVAVVGQQKGRDINDRRHRNFAMSKPEGYRKALRLMRMAEKFGRPIITFIDTPGAYPGIDAEERGQAEAIAFNLREMASITVPIVIVVLGEGGSGGALAIGIGDRVLMMENAVYSVITPEGCAAILWKDASRAADAAEGLKLTADSLKRFGIIDEIIPEPELWTIDAEGSSEENSSYRSIAGRLRSRLISVLDELSKKDAKTLVQERYDKFRAMGEWI, encoded by the coding sequence ATGAGCACAGCTGCTTTTGAACGAGTTCAAACGGCGAGGCATCCTGACAGGCCATATTCCATGGACCTTTTCGAGGATATCTTCACCGATTTTACAGAGATCCACGGCGACCGGCGATTTTCGGATGATCCCGCAATGGTGGTCGGTTTTGCAAAACTCGACGGCCGAGAGGTAGCGGTTGTCGGCCAACAGAAAGGCCGAGATATAAATGACCGACGCCATCGGAATTTTGCTATGTCAAAGCCGGAAGGCTATCGAAAAGCATTAAGGTTGATGCGAATGGCTGAAAAATTCGGACGCCCGATCATCACGTTCATCGACACGCCGGGAGCGTATCCGGGAATTGATGCGGAGGAGCGCGGCCAGGCAGAAGCGATAGCCTTCAACCTTCGCGAAATGGCATCGATAACGGTGCCGATCGTGATTGTCGTACTCGGCGAAGGCGGCTCGGGCGGTGCCTTGGCGATAGGTATCGGCGACCGCGTTCTGATGATGGAAAATGCTGTCTATAGCGTCATTACGCCGGAAGGATGTGCTGCGATCCTGTGGAAGGACGCGAGCCGGGCAGCCGATGCGGCAGAGGGGCTAAAGCTGACGGCGGACAGCCTGAAGAGGTTCGGGATCATCGATGAGATCATTCCCGAACCTGAACTTTGGACTATCGACGCAGAAGGTTCTTCGGAAGAAAACAGCAGCTACAGATCGATCGCAGGCCGCTTAAGGTCGAGACTGATCTCAGTTCTGGATGAACTGTCCAAAAAGGACGCAAAAACGCTCGTGCAGGAACGTTACGACAAATTCCGTGCAATGGGCGAATGGATCTGA